A section of the Gloeobacter violaceus PCC 7421 genome encodes:
- the rplI gene encoding 50S ribosomal protein L9, producing MGTKIVLKKDVDTLGKAGTLVEVAPGYARNYLIPQGLAVKATPGLVKEAEFRQAKRREIEAKHRADALETKKTLEALGFYEVFAPVGEDGNQLFGTVTNQDVAEVVASKAGITIDRREITIEEPIKRTGVYTVKARIFQDVVATLRLQVNAAG from the coding sequence ATGGGTACGAAGATCGTTCTGAAAAAAGATGTGGACACTCTGGGCAAAGCAGGCACCCTCGTCGAGGTGGCACCCGGTTATGCACGCAACTATCTGATCCCCCAGGGGTTGGCCGTCAAGGCCACCCCTGGGCTCGTCAAAGAAGCCGAATTTCGCCAGGCCAAGCGGCGCGAAATCGAAGCCAAGCACCGCGCCGACGCGCTTGAGACCAAGAAGACCCTCGAAGCGTTGGGCTTCTACGAGGTCTTCGCTCCGGTCGGCGAGGACGGCAACCAGCTGTTCGGTACGGTGACCAACCAGGACGTGGCCGAGGTGGTCGCAAGCAAAGCCGGCATTACCATCGACCGGCGGGAGATCACCATCGAGGAGCCGATCAAGCGCACGGGCGTCTACACCGTCAAGGCGCGCATCTTCCAGGACGTGGTGGCCACCCTCCGCCTGCAGGTCAACGCCGCTGGTTGA
- the rpsU gene encoding 30S ribosomal protein S21, whose translation MTEVRLGENESIESALKRFKKKIQKAGILSEIKRRERYEKPSARRKRKAEAARKRRR comes from the coding sequence ATGACTGAGGTTCGCCTGGGAGAAAACGAATCGATCGAGTCGGCCCTCAAGCGCTTCAAGAAAAAAATCCAAAAAGCCGGGATTCTTTCTGAAATCAAGCGCCGCGAGCGCTACGAAAAGCCGAGCGCCCGCCGCAAGCGCAAAGCCGAAGCGGCCCGCAAACGCCGCCGCTAG
- a CDS encoding KH domain-containing protein, giving the protein MISSEADKPPSYRELALFLIQPLLDTPEKLVISSETTLGGRKIRLRVAFAPTDKGRVFGRGGRTINAVRTVLECAARAAGQDVDLEVYE; this is encoded by the coding sequence GTGATTAGTTCCGAAGCCGACAAGCCGCCCAGTTATCGAGAACTGGCCCTCTTTTTGATCCAGCCGTTGCTCGATACGCCCGAAAAACTGGTCATCAGTTCCGAGACGACGCTGGGGGGTCGCAAGATTCGCCTGCGTGTCGCCTTTGCCCCCACGGACAAAGGCCGGGTATTCGGCCGCGGCGGCCGGACGATCAACGCCGTGCGGACGGTCCTGGAGTGCGCGGCCCGGGCTGCCGGTCAGGACGTCGATCTGGAAGTTTACGAGTAA
- the rpsP gene encoding 30S ribosomal protein S16 gives MAVAIRLKRIGAKKKPVYRIVVTDSRSRRDGAVIEEIGFYDPRANTEKGLPEVTLDVEAARRWLSHGARPSETVQGLLKRAQVYASPSSSTPDSD, from the coding sequence ATCGCTGTTGCAATTCGCTTGAAGCGCATTGGCGCCAAGAAAAAGCCGGTCTACCGCATCGTGGTGACCGACTCGCGCTCCCGCCGCGACGGTGCGGTCATCGAGGAAATCGGCTTTTACGATCCTCGCGCCAACACCGAGAAGGGCCTGCCCGAGGTCACCCTCGACGTCGAAGCCGCCCGCAGGTGGCTCTCCCACGGCGCCCGGCCGTCCGAAACGGTCCAGGGCCTGCTGAAGCGCGCCCAGGTCTACGCATCCCCGTCCTCTTCTACGCCCGACAGTGATTAG
- the ffh gene encoding signal recognition particle protein, with product MFESLSEKLEGAWRKLRGQDRITEGNIDEALREVRRALLEADVNFQVAKEFVADVRDDALGAEVVSGVTPDQQFIKIVHDQLVALMGEQNVPLAEPRAKGRPAVVLMAGLQGTGKTTASAKLALYLQKNGQKPLLAAADVYRPAAIDQLQTLGGQIQVPVFTLGKEADPVDIARASLERAIADRHDVLIVDTAGRLSIDDAMMAELERIKAAIDPEEILLVVDAMTGQEAANLTRAFHDRLGITGAILTKLDGDTRGGAALSVRKISGQPIKFVGVGEKVEALQPFYPERMASRILGMGDVLTLVEKAQEEIDFADAAKMEQQLLTGQFDFESFIKQMRMIKNMGPLGGVLKMIPGMNKISDDQIRQGEVQLKKAEAMIGSMTTQERRNPDLINLSRKRRISKGSGVSLEDVGKLLNDFGKMRQMMKMMGGGGPFGGGMPGGGLGGMFGGGGRQAQSAGPNPAFGPGWRGQSASGSRRPNPPKPPKGKGKKKRKGFG from the coding sequence ATGTTCGAATCGCTCAGTGAAAAGCTTGAAGGTGCCTGGCGGAAGCTGCGCGGCCAGGACCGCATCACCGAGGGCAATATCGACGAGGCGTTGCGCGAGGTGCGCCGCGCTTTGCTCGAAGCCGACGTCAATTTTCAGGTGGCCAAGGAGTTCGTCGCCGACGTGCGCGACGACGCGCTGGGCGCCGAGGTCGTCAGCGGCGTCACTCCCGACCAGCAGTTCATCAAGATAGTCCACGACCAACTCGTCGCCCTGATGGGCGAGCAGAACGTCCCCCTAGCCGAGCCGCGCGCCAAGGGTCGTCCGGCGGTGGTGCTGATGGCCGGTCTGCAGGGTACCGGCAAGACGACCGCCTCCGCCAAGCTCGCACTCTATCTGCAAAAGAACGGCCAGAAGCCGCTGCTGGCTGCTGCCGACGTCTACCGTCCCGCCGCCATCGACCAGTTGCAGACGTTGGGCGGCCAAATTCAGGTACCGGTCTTCACCCTGGGCAAAGAGGCCGATCCGGTCGATATCGCCCGCGCTTCCCTGGAGCGGGCCATCGCGGACCGCCACGACGTGCTCATCGTCGATACGGCCGGGCGGTTGTCGATCGATGACGCGATGATGGCCGAACTGGAACGCATCAAGGCGGCCATCGACCCCGAAGAAATTTTGTTGGTCGTGGACGCGATGACCGGTCAGGAGGCGGCCAACCTCACCCGTGCCTTCCACGACCGGCTGGGGATTACCGGGGCCATCCTCACCAAGCTGGACGGCGATACCCGCGGCGGGGCCGCCCTCTCGGTGCGCAAAATCTCCGGTCAGCCCATCAAGTTCGTGGGCGTGGGCGAAAAAGTCGAAGCGCTGCAGCCTTTCTATCCCGAGCGGATGGCCTCGCGCATTTTGGGAATGGGCGATGTGCTCACCCTGGTTGAAAAAGCCCAGGAAGAAATCGATTTTGCCGACGCGGCCAAGATGGAGCAGCAGCTGCTCACCGGGCAGTTCGACTTCGAAAGTTTCATCAAGCAGATGCGGATGATCAAGAACATGGGGCCTCTGGGCGGTGTTCTGAAGATGATCCCCGGCATGAACAAGATCAGCGACGACCAGATTCGCCAGGGCGAAGTGCAGCTCAAAAAAGCCGAGGCGATGATCGGTTCGATGACCACCCAGGAGCGGCGCAACCCGGATCTGATCAATCTCTCGCGCAAGCGCCGCATCTCCAAAGGTTCCGGTGTCTCCCTCGAAGATGTGGGCAAGTTGCTCAACGACTTTGGCAAGATGCGCCAGATGATGAAGATGATGGGCGGCGGCGGTCCTTTCGGGGGCGGCATGCCCGGGGGGGGCCTGGGCGGCATGTTCGGCGGCGGCGGCCGACAGGCCCAAAGCGCCGGTCCCAACCCGGCTTTTGGCCCCGGCTGGCGCGGACAGTCCGCTTCCGGATCTCGAAGACCCAACCCGCCCAAGCCGCCCAAAGGCAAAGGCAAGAAAAAGCGCAAGGGTTTTGGGTGA
- a CDS encoding DUF1328 family protein, with product MLNLLWLVVVLMVIAALLGFGGVVSSLQSVAWFLIVAAVVLAVVGFVTGRRAL from the coding sequence ATGTTGAATCTGCTCTGGCTTGTGGTCGTCTTGATGGTCATTGCTGCACTACTGGGCTTCGGCGGCGTTGTCTCCTCGCTCCAAAGCGTTGCCTGGTTTTTGATTGTGGCAGCCGTTGTGCTGGCTGTGGTGGGCTTCGTGACCGGCCGCCGCGCACTGTAA
- a CDS encoding bifunctional heptose 7-phosphate kinase/heptose 1-phosphate adenyltransferase gives MGLRDDLHRLIDRLAGRRVLVVGDLTLDEFMTGLAERISREGPVLILRHEHTRQVPGGAANAAYNLARLGAQVAVAGVTGQDSQAAALKTLLAEAGIDVSGLVTDAERPTVTKTRIAAHSRQSVTQQVVRIDRKSDRPLPPPLARQLAERIGELAGSCAAVVCSDYSEGVFSDKTIAASLLHPCVVVDTHLHPERYHGATVFTPNLPEAETAVGYPIQDAGTLLRAGQELLIRTGARHMLITRGEEGMSLFSAGEAEARHIPAFNRTQVFDVTGAGDTVVAAFTLALVSGGSAYQATILGNLAASIVVRRLGTATTHPDELHAHLEELEWTSGF, from the coding sequence TTGGGCTTAAGAGACGATTTGCATCGACTCATCGACCGCCTTGCCGGTCGGCGGGTGCTGGTGGTGGGAGACCTGACCCTCGACGAATTTATGACCGGGCTTGCGGAGCGCATCTCGCGCGAGGGGCCGGTGCTCATCTTGCGCCACGAACACACCCGCCAAGTCCCCGGAGGGGCCGCCAACGCCGCCTACAATCTTGCCCGGCTCGGAGCGCAGGTGGCGGTTGCCGGAGTAACCGGCCAGGACAGCCAGGCGGCGGCCCTCAAAACCTTACTCGCCGAGGCCGGTATCGACGTGAGCGGCCTGGTGACGGATGCGGAGCGTCCGACCGTCACCAAGACCCGCATCGCAGCCCACAGTCGCCAGTCGGTCACCCAGCAGGTGGTGCGCATCGACCGCAAATCCGACCGACCGCTGCCGCCGCCACTGGCCCGGCAACTGGCCGAGCGCATTGGCGAGTTGGCCGGCAGTTGCGCCGCCGTCGTCTGCTCCGACTACTCCGAAGGCGTATTCTCCGACAAGACGATCGCTGCGTCCCTCCTGCACCCGTGCGTGGTCGTCGATACCCACCTGCACCCGGAGCGCTATCACGGCGCCACGGTCTTTACGCCCAATCTGCCGGAGGCGGAGACGGCAGTGGGCTACCCGATCCAGGATGCGGGTACGCTGCTGCGGGCAGGGCAGGAGCTGCTCATCCGCACCGGTGCCCGGCACATGCTCATCACCCGCGGCGAAGAAGGCATGAGCTTGTTTAGCGCCGGGGAGGCCGAGGCGCGGCACATCCCGGCTTTTAACCGCACCCAGGTTTTCGATGTGACCGGTGCGGGCGATACGGTGGTGGCGGCATTTACCCTGGCGCTGGTGAGCGGCGGCAGCGCTTACCAGGCAACAATCCTGGGCAATCTGGCCGCGAGCATCGTCGTGCGCCGCCTTGGCACCGCCACCACCCACCCCGACGAACTGCACGCCCACCTCGAGGAGCTGGAGTGGACGAGCGGGTTTTGA
- the rfaE2 gene encoding D-glycero-beta-D-manno-heptose 1-phosphate adenylyltransferase — translation MDERVLSVGALQQLLAAEPERWRPLVLTNGCFDILHAGHVHYLTRARALGRTLVVGLNSDSSVRRLKGESRPLNGEGERAAVLTALRAVDAVVIFAEPTAAELVAALRPDIYVKGGDYTAETLPEAAAVAAVGGRVELIAFVWKTSTTAIVERIRRPGRSI, via the coding sequence GTGGACGAGCGGGTTTTGAGCGTCGGGGCGCTCCAGCAGCTTCTTGCAGCCGAGCCCGAGCGCTGGCGTCCGCTGGTGCTCACCAACGGCTGCTTCGACATCCTGCACGCGGGCCATGTCCATTACCTGACCCGGGCGCGCGCCCTGGGGCGCACCCTGGTGGTGGGCCTCAACAGCGACAGCTCCGTGCGCCGCCTCAAGGGCGAGTCGCGTCCCCTCAACGGCGAGGGTGAACGGGCGGCGGTGCTGACTGCCCTGCGCGCGGTCGATGCCGTCGTCATTTTTGCCGAACCGACGGCCGCCGAACTGGTGGCGGCCTTGCGCCCCGACATCTACGTCAAAGGCGGCGATTACACCGCTGAAACGCTGCCGGAGGCCGCGGCGGTAGCAGCCGTGGGCGGTCGGGTCGAACTGATTGCCTTTGTCTGGAAAACATCGACCACGGCTATTGTCGAGCGCATCCGCAGACCCGGCCGCTCAATCTAG